CACCCCGGCATCAGCGCGCGCACTGTGGGCCTCGGCCAGGGCCGGGTCGGCACGATGTCGGCCCTGTACCGTGCCTACCGCACGCTGGTCCGAGAACGACCTGACGTGATCGTGTGCATGCAGACCGGACCTCTTGCGGCCGCATGCTGGCTTGCGGCTATCGCGTGCAACGCACGACTCGTGATCGGCGCCACGAGCGACCCTGAGGCCGGCATTGGCATCGGGCGCGTCGGCGGACGCGCGGCGGTCCGTTCGCGACGCACGATCGCCGTGCTCGCGTGCACGCCCGCGGTGGCCGATCACCTCACCACGCAGTGGAGTCCGCGCGTCACGGTGCACACCTACTCGCCCGATACATCCGCCTTGCGAGCGGAGCTGTCGGCGGTCGAGCCGCTCGAACGCCGTCGCGCCGAGGCGCTGTTCGTAGGGAGGCTCACGCCGGTCAAGGGCGTCGATATGCTCCCAGCGATCGCCGCTGCACTCGCACGAGGCGGTGTGGGTCGGCTTGCCATCGTCGGCGATGGGCCTCTCCGCGATGAACTCGTCTCCTCGCTCGAACGAGAGGAAGCCCTGGAATCCGTGGATCTTCTCGGATCGCTCGAACACTCCGAGGTGCTCGCCCGCATGGCGCACGCTCGAGTCGTGGTGATACCCTCACGTGCCGAAGGGGTCGCGAAGGTCGCAGCCGAGGCGCTGCTCTCAGGAACACCGGTCGTCGCGTTCGACGTCGGAGGGCTCGCTGACACGGTCACGCACGGTCGCGACGGGTTACTGGTACCCGCAGGTGCACGCGATACACTCGCGCAGACGGTCGCTGACCTCATGAGCGACGATGAGGCGTGGACGGCTCTGGCCACCGGCGCCGCCGCCTTACGAGAAGCCCCGGCCGGCCAGCCGACCTTCGGTGACGTGCTTGCGGAACGGCTGCAAGCAACCGGAGTCCTGAGCGAGAGGAGCGCGGAAGATGCGTAACGTGTTCGCACGCCTCTCTCCGCGCACGCGCTCGGTGCTCACTCAGATCTTGGTGGTCACCGGCGTCGCGATCGTCTCGGTGATCATGGGCTATTCGCTCGTGGAGGCGCGCTCCCTGAGCCTATTGCTTCTCGCCGCGGTACTGCTGCCGCTTCTGATGGTCAAGCCGTACTGGTCGGCGATGTTGCTCGTGGTGAGCGCATTCAGCCTGCAGTACGCGACATCGTTGGGCCTACTTCCCGGCACGACCTCGCTTGTGCAAGACATGCTGGCGCTCGTGCTCGCACTCGCCATCGGCCTTCGTCTCATCTCGGGCAGGCGCACGGTGAGCCTGGCCGGCGGGACTTGGTTCCTTGCGTGGGTCTTCATACTCGCCTTGGGCGCCATGGCCAACACAGCGCCACTCGTACCTGCCGTGCTCGGACTACGGGCACTCCTGCGCTTCATGCCGTTGCTGTTCGCGCCGGCGGTACTCGGGTGGAGTGAGCCCGAGAACCGTCGCCTCGCTGTCACGATGATCGTGCTGACCCTCCTGCAGGCACCGGTCGCCCTGTTCCAGTTCCTGTTGCGCTCCGAACAATCCGGCGACACCGTCGGCGGGACGATCGGCACCTTTTCGTCCGGCCTTCTGACCGTTCTCGTCGTGGCGATGACCGTCTGGCTCGTGGGCCTGATGATCTACCGAGTGGTTCCGGCCCGTCTGGTGCTCATCGGAGTCGCGGCGCTGTGTGTCCCGCCAGCGCTCAACGAGACGAAGATCTTCTTCGTCGTCGCGCCCCTCATCTGGGCCGGCTTCATCCTGCCGCGCACCCGACGCAACTTCGGAGCCGCACTCTTGGCCGTCGTCGCATTGGCCGCGGGCGTTGCCCTTGTGCTGCAGGCGTACTCGCTTGCCTACGGGAACAAGATCGAGCGCTCGAACACCGTGGAGTGGCTGATCGAGAGCCAGCAGCAGTCCGACAAGGGCGTGCTCGGCCGCATCCCGTCGATCGCGTTCGCGTACGAGCAGAACACGGACTCCCCGACGAACGCGCTGTTCGGCTACGGGATCGGATCCGTCACTCGTAACGAGCAGGTGGGCGTCGTGGGCGAGTTGGTCGCGCGTTTCGGCACGCTGGTGCGAAACGTCAGCTTCCTCGTGCGATCCATGCTCGAGATGGGGCTGTTGGGCATGATCGCGTTCGGCGGCATGCTCGTGGCGCTGTTCACGACGGCGCGTCGCGTCGAGAAGACGGACGAGGATGGATTCTGGAAGGCAGCTGCGCTGGGCGCACAGGCGATGATAGTCACCTACACCGTGATGAGCCTCTACAACTCTACGCTGCTCGCGGATGCGATCGCGTGCACCTTGTGGTGCACGTGCGGCATCGTGGCCGCGCGCCACGCGTCCTACGCGGAGCAGGACGACCTCGAGTACGAATCTCCGATCCAGCTGCTCGAGCGCGAGGACGCCGAGGGCATCTTCACCTGAGGCTATCGGTCGCGCGTCCCCATCACCATGAGCGACTTCGTCAGCCCCAAGGAGCGCTCCGCGATGATTTCGCTACCCGGAAACAAGCTCTCAAGCTGACGTCGGTCGAGTAGGTACCAATCCGGATCGGTACGTTTGACCCAGAACCGGTTGGTGAAGCGCAGCACCGCAAGCAGCGCCGGGCGCGGCAGCCACGCGACGAAGGGCAGCCACGAGTGGCTCTCCACCGGGAAGTGCCGATACGGCGTCTGCAGATAGTACGAGCGGCCTACGCGCGTGAGCTCCGAGGCGAACTGCGCCTGCCGTTCCAGTGCGGCACGCTTGAACTCATCGCCGGAGCGCATGGACCACACGACGCTCTTGGGTACCGTGACGTGCTCGATGACCGAGGAGCAGTAGACGATGTCGAACGACCCATCGTCGAACGGCAACCGTCCCGACTCGTCGAGCACCACCGGCGTGAAACCGTAGAGCGCAGCCCCTTGCTCGACCGCGTCCGCACCGATGTCGGCAATCGAGACGTTCTCGGGACGCACAGGCGTGTCAGCGAGCACCGCATGGATGTTGTGTCCGGCCTCAGAACCCACATCGAGCACGGTCGTCTCGGCACTCAAGGCGAAGTGCTCGCGAAACACCCGGGCGCGCTTCTCTCGAGCTCGCGACGACAGTCTCAGCACAAGCCCCCTGAGCACGTCTCAGCCCTCCCCGACCGTGCGCCTGATGAGTCCCATCCGGTCGCCCACGATCGCTAGAGCGGTGTAGTAGATGACCGCCGTGACGAGCGTGCTGAGAGCGATTCCGGCGATCCCCAACCCGGCCGCAAGCGCCACGACGTTCAGCACGATGTTGAGCGCGGCACGAAGCGGGATGAGTTTCACGAGAGTGAGCTCCATTCCCCGCGCCTGGAACAGCAACTGAAGCGGGTAACACGGCACCCCAACGGCCAGCGCGACGAGCAGGATGCGAAACGGCAGCACGGTGCCGACGAAGTCCTTGCCCAGCACGAGAGGGATCAGGAACGGCGCGGCGATCCATCCCGCCACGGTCACCGCGACCCCGACGCCCAGCAACGCGACGACGCCCTTGCGCATGTCCATGAGCACCAGCGTGCCCTGCTTGGCCTGACGCACGATCTGTGGGAAGAACGCCACCGAGAAGGCCTCAGTCGTTGACATCAGCCGCATGTAGAGCGTGAGTGCCGCTGCGTACAGGCCCACCTGGGCCGTGTCGCCCCAGGCTCTGATCATGAGTACGTCGATCTTCGTGTAGAGGTAGCTGAAGAACCCGATGAGCGTGAATATCACGCCCGCCTTGAAGAACACGCGATCGATCGAGGCGAACCTGAACGTGGGGCGAAGCCGTATCCACTTCATCGCCACGCGCGCCATCAACGCCAGCGCCACCGCGTAGGCCGAGACGAACGCGATGATCACGACGACCGGGTCCGTGCCCACGATCAACATGAGAGCCCCGGCGAGCGCGATGTAGAGTGCCTGCCGCACGATGCCGATCTGCGCCATCCAGCGCATCTCCTCGTGCACCTGACACGCCGTCGACAGCGTCCCGTTCATCGGCGTGATCAGAACGATCGCTGACGCGATCGTGATTCCGACGCGCTCGGGCATGGTCAGCCCAGGAAAGGCCCACGCGCCGATCCAGCACGCTACGAGCGCGACCGCCCCAAGCGTCAGCTTGAGACCAGCGGTCGCGTTGATGAGCCCTTCGAGGCTCTCTCCTTCACGGACCGACTCACGCACGATGACGCGGTCGAATCCGCTGAGCGCCATCCACCCGAACACGCCGACGAACGCCAGAGCTGAGCTCACGACACCGTAACCGGCCGGCCCCAAGGGTCTCGCCACGACGACGACAGTAATCGCCGACAGCGCATAAGACAGCCGGTTGCCCGCGAGCAGCCAGCTGGCATTGGCCATGCCCTTGCGCGTGTTGAACCCCGACTCGGGCTCCACACCCGCCGCATCCGTGCCTTCGGCTGGCTCGCGCGTCACTACGCCGTGGTCTCGGACTCGCGGATGTAGTCGGCCGTCCTCTTGACGCCCTCGGCGAACTCCACCGACGGCTCGTAGCCGAGAACCTCACGCGCCAAGTCGATGCACGCCACCGACTCGCGGACGTCACCCACGCGCGGCTCCTGGAACTCAGGTACGATCTCGCGCCCAAGGGCGCCGGAGATGGCTGAGACTACGTCGAGCAGAGTCACCGCGTGTCCACACGCGATGTTCATGGCGTGGCCCGCGGCGCCAGGGACCACAGCGGCCTTCGTCGTGGCATCCACGACGTTGTCGATGTAGGTGAAGTCGCGGATCTGGCCGCCGTCACCAAAGATCACCGGCGTCTTGCCTGCGAGCGCCAGACGGATGAACTTCGGGATGACAGCGCTGTACTGAGATGCCGGGTCCTGTCGAGGCCCGAAGACGT
This DNA window, taken from Coriobacteriia bacterium, encodes the following:
- a CDS encoding flippase: MTREPAEGTDAAGVEPESGFNTRKGMANASWLLAGNRLSYALSAITVVVVARPLGPAGYGVVSSALAFVGVFGWMALSGFDRVIVRESVREGESLEGLINATAGLKLTLGAVALVACWIGAWAFPGLTMPERVGITIASAIVLITPMNGTLSTACQVHEEMRWMAQIGIVRQALYIALAGALMLIVGTDPVVVIIAFVSAYAVALALMARVAMKWIRLRPTFRFASIDRVFFKAGVIFTLIGFFSYLYTKIDVLMIRAWGDTAQVGLYAAALTLYMRLMSTTEAFSVAFFPQIVRQAKQGTLVLMDMRKGVVALLGVGVAVTVAGWIAAPFLIPLVLGKDFVGTVLPFRILLVALAVGVPCYPLQLLFQARGMELTLVKLIPLRAALNIVLNVVALAAGLGIAGIALSTLVTAVIYYTALAIVGDRMGLIRRTVGEG
- a CDS encoding methyltransferase domain-containing protein: MFREHFALSAETTVLDVGSEAGHNIHAVLADTPVRPENVSIADIGADAVEQGAALYGFTPVVLDESGRLPFDDGSFDIVYCSSVIEHVTVPKSVVWSMRSGDEFKRAALERQAQFASELTRVGRSYYLQTPYRHFPVESHSWLPFVAWLPRPALLAVLRFTNRFWVKRTDPDWYLLDRRQLESLFPGSEIIAERSLGLTKSLMVMGTRDR
- a CDS encoding glycosyltransferase, which gives rise to HPGISARTVGLGQGRVGTMSALYRAYRTLVRERPDVIVCMQTGPLAAACWLAAIACNARLVIGATSDPEAGIGIGRVGGRAAVRSRRTIAVLACTPAVADHLTTQWSPRVTVHTYSPDTSALRAELSAVEPLERRRAEALFVGRLTPVKGVDMLPAIAAALARGGVGRLAIVGDGPLRDELVSSLEREEALESVDLLGSLEHSEVLARMAHARVVVIPSRAEGVAKVAAEALLSGTPVVAFDVGGLADTVTHGRDGLLVPAGARDTLAQTVADLMSDDEAWTALATGAAALREAPAGQPTFGDVLAERLQATGVLSERSAEDA